A window of Glycine soja cultivar W05 chromosome 2, ASM419377v2, whole genome shotgun sequence genomic DNA:
AATcagatgtttttttaaattattttattggtgTTTCAGtcgaaaaatttaaatgaatatttttaataaattgattcctcaattaagttttttttcatcaacaaaatttaaatttaagactttattttaaaaaaattcatttcattttatttgaatcaatgaCACTCATGcagcaaaatttaaatttaagactttattttaaaaaaaatcatttcatttcatttgaaTCAACGACACTTATGCAGTAAATGTTTGCATGCTTGatgaaactttaattttgatgaaaaacaaaactaaacaTTTATAAACCTCCATGTAAGTTTTAtcctcaaataaaaatatataacaaaatgttAAATAACATACAATGAAAAGCAATAAACAAATCCTTACATAACAAAAATGCAAGTTCCTCAATCCTCATACCTTCATCTCAGAAAGTTATTATTCATCTGCTAGCTAGCTAGAGGGTAGAAGATGCTTTCAACAATTCAATAAATAGTAACACTAACACCAGAATCATACCTATTAGTCCCTCCTCTTCTTGCTTCACCACTTTCCTTTATTCCCCATCctcataacaacaacaacaatggatTTCACCAACCCTTCACTTCTTCTCTCCATTTTCCTTCTACTACTTCCTTCTCTGATCTCATCACAAATCTGCCAGAGAAACTGTGGCAAAGAAACTCTCAAGTACCCTTTTGGAAGTGGCCCTGGTTGTGGTGACCCTCGTTTCCAACCACATGTAACATGTAGCAACCAAAAGCTCACATTCACCACTCACACAGGCTCCTACCCTATTACCTCAATTGACTACACAAACCAAATCATACACATCTCAGATCCCACCATGTCAACATGCTCCTGCACTGTCCCTAGCAAAGGCTTTGGCCTAAACTGGGATGCACCATTTACTTTTGCTGATAGCACCATCTTTGCTCTGGTGGATTGCTCAATGAACTCATCATCTATATGTCAATCAAATGGCTATGATGATGGGAGCAATTCCAATTCCAAGCTTTTATGTGATCAAGAGACACCAATTTGTAGTCTTCTATACTCATGCAGGCCTATTAGCACCACCATTAACCTTCCAATCTCGACGTGCTGCGTTTACACGCCGGTTAATCTCGGTCCAGCGTTTGAGATGGATCTGCAGAAGCTGCAATGCCCTTCTTACACGGGGTTCTACAACTTCAATGATCAAGAAATGGATCCTGAGAAGTGGAACTATGGTATAGCACTCAAGTACAAGTTCAGTGTCACAAATGACTATCCTGGCTCGTGTGATGCTTGTGAAAGGAGCCATGGGGTGTGTGGGTATGGTGGGACCTATAACTCTTTTATCTGCAATTGTCCTAATGGGATTAACACTACAGCGGATTGTTTCTTCATATCTTCTTATAACAATGGTTTTCGAAATGGTAAGCGTAATTATATTGTCCCTAATCTCTGGTCAATTGAAGCCTATCTATTATTTAGGTCCTTTTTTGGTAAACTTTTCAGTACTTGAaagacaataaaatataaaggtaTAATGAATCCAGTTTCTctaataagttaaaatcaacttaatgTACTTAGTTTTTATAGAAGCTCTCTGATCTAACTTTTCCAAGATGAGAAATGTATAATTAAATGTTGGCTTTGAAGAGATactcaattcattttatttttttgttgtatttttttgtaaGTACTTATTGAGAAATTTATCAAACAAGACTTCATTCATCTGTAAATGGCCAACACTAAAATTGTTTTGGCCCTTTTGTTTTCAGGGGTTGCTTGGTTGATCTATCCTGTGGCATGTTCTCTTGTTTGGTTCTTCTTGTAAGTTATCTTGCATGGAACTTCAACAATCAAACTCATGACCCAGAGAGTaacaaatcaaaaaaattctGAAGGGTGTGACAAGTTCGAGTGTTGGAAAATTTCATGGTTAGGGGGGAAATTATGTATGACTTTCTTGGGTTAAAGAATGTGGCCATTAATTCATGGTGTCCTTCTGTGGCAGATGTGTGCACATGCAACCTGTAATTTGAATCTCCTCTCAGTTCATTTATGTTCAGAATTCAgtgaatgacattttttttagaatttttaattgattgccTGCATGTCAATTACCATAGTTCAAGTGGTAAAGGGTTTGATTCCTCTTATAAGGATTTAATTTGGAGTTTAAGTAATGTCAATGTAAAAAATAGACATTAGATAGCTTTCCTCTCTCACTGGGTCTATACGATCTCTATTAGTCGTAGTCTAATTTGACTCCTAGATGTTGAGagtcttaaaaaacaaaaatagaatgtCTGACGTACACCTAAATAAATGAATTCAACAACCAATAAATTATGTTCATTAGCACAAATTCTGTTCCTAGAAATGTatgtgaaaaatattaaaaatacttagCTAAAAGAAGTAAAATCTAACGCCGTAAGTATCTCAAAAGCCTTAATTTGCACATGTTATACAATTgacataaaaagaagaaaacattttttttactctttgacAGGATTTTAAGGTATTGTCATAAGtcttaaacttttctttttttgaatcgATTATAGAATTTATTCTCCACCCAAGacttaatcataattaaattttattatcattctCTAAAATTGTTTTGCCGGAATGAAATCCATGTCATTTCCTGCAATAAGTTCAATCTCAATTGAGCCACACTCAATCTGAAAAATATTAGCATATTTGGAAATTCCTTGAGAAGTAAGAAATCACTATTAGaatataagaaattataattattaacttCT
This region includes:
- the LOC114379437 gene encoding wall-associated receptor kinase-like 20, encoding MDFTNPSLLLSIFLLLLPSLISSQICQRNCGKETLKYPFGSGPGCGDPRFQPHVTCSNQKLTFTTHTGSYPITSIDYTNQIIHISDPTMSTCSCTVPSKGFGLNWDAPFTFADSTIFALVDCSMNSSSICQSNGYDDGSNSNSKLLCDQETPICSLLYSCRPISTTINLPISTCCVYTPVNLGPAFEMDLQKLQCPSYTGFYNFNDQEMDPEKWNYGIALKYKFSVTNDYPGSCDACERSHGVCGYGGTYNSFICNCPNGINTTADCFFISSYNNGFRNGVAWLIYPVACSLVWFFL